One part of the Arabidopsis thaliana chromosome 1 sequence genome encodes these proteins:
- a CDS encoding Plant self-incompatibility protein S1 family (Plant self-incompatibility protein S1 family; FUNCTIONS IN: molecular_function unknown; INVOLVED IN: biological_process unknown; LOCATED IN: endomembrane system; CONTAINS InterPro DOMAIN/s: Plant self-incompatibility S1 (InterPro:IPR010264); BEST Arabidopsis thaliana protein match is: Plant self-incompatibility protein S1 family (TAIR:AT1G26798.1); Has 216 Blast hits to 204 proteins in 11 species: Archae - 0; Bacteria - 0; Metazoa - 0; Fungi - 0; Plants - 216; Viruses - 0; Other Eukaryotes - 0 (source: NCBI BLink).), producing MLITVLVIFKTSLAFENFSSVDGNFPFSPKHVIIINTLHPHGKLYVHCRNKGEDLGLHKIEYREQIDFRFRVNLRRTTTYTCKFSWPGNEKTFDIFRADRDDSSKSTSGICRECIWYICETGPCRARRDGGDPFCFSWTS from the coding sequence ATGCTAATCACAGTTCTAGTTATCTTCAAAACATCGTTAGCGTTTGAAAACTTTTCATCTGTCGATGGTAATTTCCCGTTCTCACCTAAACATGTTATAATCATCAACACTTTGCACCCACATGGAAAATTATACGTGCACTGTAGGAATAAAGGGGAAGATTTAGGGCTTCATAAGATAGAATATCGAGAACAAATAGATTTCAGGTTTCGTGTCAATCTACGCAGAACAACAACATACACTTGTAAATTCTCGTGGCCAGGAAATGAAAAGACGTTCGATATTTTTAGAGCGGATAGAGACGATAGTTCAAAAAGTACAAGTGGAATATGTAGAGAATGTATTTGGTATATTTGTGAGACAGGTCCATGTCGTGCTAGACGCGATGGAGGGGATCCATTCTGTTTTTCATGGACATCTTAG
- a CDS encoding Plant self-incompatibility protein S1 family (Plant self-incompatibility protein S1 family; FUNCTIONS IN: molecular_function unknown; INVOLVED IN: biological_process unknown; LOCATED IN: endomembrane system; CONTAINS InterPro DOMAIN/s: Plant self-incompatibility S1 (InterPro:IPR010264); BEST Arabidopsis thaliana protein match is: Plant self-incompatibility protein S1 family (TAIR:AT1G26797.1); Has 35333 Blast hits to 34131 proteins in 2444 species: Archae - 798; Bacteria - 22429; Metazoa - 974; Fungi - 991; Plants - 531; Viruses - 0; Other Eukaryotes - 9610 (source: NCBI BLink).), giving the protein MASLTNHQFISVLITTLVIFKTSLAFENYTSVDVDLPFAPKHVIIINTLNPHERLVVHCRNKGKDLGVHALEPQEQIDFRFRVNLRRTTTYTCTFSWPGNAKTFDIFRVDRDDNSKSTCGICRECIWYICETGPCRARRDGGAPFCFSWTS; this is encoded by the coding sequence ATGGCTTCCTTAACAAATCACCAATTCATTTCCGTGCTAATCACAACTCTAGTTATCTTCAAAACGTCATTAGCGTTTGAAAACTATACATCTGTCGATGTTGATCTTCCGTTTGCACCTAAACATGTTATAATCATCAACACATTGAACCCACATGAAAGATTGGTCGTGCACTGTAGGAATAAAGGGAAAGATCTAGGGGTTCATGCGTTAGAACCTCAAGAACAAATAGATTTCAGGTTTCGGGTCAATCTACGCAGAACAACAACATACACTTGTACATTCTCGTGGCCAGGAAATGCAAAgacatttgatatttttagaGTAGATAGAGACGATAATTCAAAAAGTACATGTGGAATATGTAGAGAATGTATTTGGTATATTTGTGAGACAGGTCCATGTCGTGCTAGACGCGATGGAGGGGCTCCTTTCTGTTTTTCATGGACATCTTAG
- a CDS encoding Plant self-incompatibility protein S1 family (Plant self-incompatibility protein S1 family; FUNCTIONS IN: molecular_function unknown; INVOLVED IN: biological_process unknown; LOCATED IN: endomembrane system; CONTAINS InterPro DOMAIN/s: Plant self-incompatibility S1 (InterPro:IPR010264); BEST Arabidopsis thaliana protein match is: Plant self-incompatibility protein S1 family (TAIR:AT1G26796.1); Has 35333 Blast hits to 34131 proteins in 2444 species: Archae - 798; Bacteria - 22429; Metazoa - 974; Fungi - 991; Plants - 531; Viruses - 0; Other Eukaryotes - 9610 (source: NCBI BLink).) — protein sequence MASSTNNHFTSVLLSFLFILKKLSSLGNHSSNDGILLFSPKHVVIYNTLTSRATLVVHCVNKEKDLGIQKLPIGASFDFRFRVNLRKTTTYNCTFEWPGSIEKFDIFRADRDDNETSPIGICRECIWYIYEPAPCREKRDGGHSICFTWDR from the coding sequence ATGGCTTCCTCAACAAATAACCACTTCACTTCCGTGcttctctcatttttatttatcctAAAAAAGTTGTCATCTTTGGGAAATCATTCGTCCAACGATGGAATTTTGCTATTTTCACCTAAACATGTCGTGATCTACAACACATTGACCTCACGTGCAACATTGGTCGTACATTGTGTgaataaagagaaagatttggGGATACAAAAGCTCCCAATCGGAGCTAGTTTCGATTTCAGGTTTCGTGTCAATCTTCGTAAAACAACAACGTATAATTGCACTTTCGAGTGGCCCGGAAGTATAgagaaatttgatatttttaggGCAGACAGAGACGACAATGAAACAAGTCCTATTGGGATATGTAGAGAATGTATATGGTACATTTATGAACCAGCCCCTTGTCGTGAAAAACGTGACGGAGGCCATTCTATATGCTTTACATGGGATCGATAG
- a CDS encoding RING/U-box superfamily protein (RING/U-box superfamily protein; FUNCTIONS IN: zinc ion binding; EXPRESSED IN: 20 plant structures; EXPRESSED DURING: 11 growth stages; CONTAINS InterPro DOMAIN/s: Zinc finger, RING-type (InterPro:IPR001841), Zinc finger, C3HC4 RING-type (InterPro:IPR018957); BEST Arabidopsis thaliana protein match is: RING/U-box superfamily protein (TAIR:AT1G14200.1); Has 9899 Blast hits to 9869 proteins in 270 species: Archae - 0; Bacteria - 0; Metazoa - 2681; Fungi - 828; Plants - 5098; Viruses - 14; Other Eukaryotes - 1278 (source: NCBI BLink).): MATEQEAEVGTETSSVSGRFLRNRDLYLFLPFLLGFSDQESSNGDDDDVASSRERIILVNPFTQGMIVLEGSSGMNPLLRSLLESREEGRPPASKASIDAMPIVEIDGCEGECVICLEEWKSEETVKEMPCKHRFHGGCIEKWLGFHGSCPVCRYEMPVDGDEIGKKRNDGNEIWVRFSFNDGRRIRDFSAQDGGNSDGVESEN, encoded by the coding sequence ATGGCGACAGAACAAGAAGCTGAAGTTGGAACAGAGACATCCTCTGTTTCCGGAAGGTTTTTGAGGAACAGAGATTTATATCTCTTCTTGCCTTTTCTCTTAGGCTTCTCTGATCAAGAATCATCAAacggagatgatgatgatgttgctTCATCGCGTGAGAGAATCATTTTAGTCAACCCTTTTACACAAGGAATGATTGTGCTCGAAGGCTCATCAGGAATGAATCCTCTGCTTCGTAGCTTACTGGAGTCACGTGAGGAAGGTCGTCCTCCTGCGTCCAAGGCTTCCATCGATGCGATGCCGATCGTTGAGATTGATGGCTGTGAAGGAGAGTGTGTGATCTGTTTGGAGGAGTGGAAGTCCGAGGAGACGGTGAAGGAGATGCCGTGTAAGCATAGGTTTCACGGTGGATGTATAGAGAAATGGTTAGGGTTTCATGGGTCGTGTCCTGTTTGTAGGTACGAGATGCCTGTTGATGGAGATGAGATtgggaagaaaagaaacgatGGGAATGAGATTTGGGTTAGGTTCAGTTTCAACGATGGTCGGAGAATTAGAGATTTTTCTGCGCAGGACGGTGGAAACAGTGATGGTGTTGAGTCCGAGAATTAG